Part of the Streptomyces sp. HSG2 genome, GACCTTGCGGTAGCTGCCGCGCGTGGCGTCGGCGAACCGCACCACGTGGTCGCCGGGGCCAGCCTCGACCTCCCCGAACGCGACGAGGTCGAACGGCACGGGCGCCCTCGCGGGCGAGGGGCGCCCCGCGTCCCCGGTCCGTTCCCTCCGAGGCGCCGCGACGGCCGCCGGCGCGCCGGCGCGGGTTCCGGTCCTCGTCGCCGGGGGGAGCGTCAGCCGGGTGGGCGGGCGACTGCCCCGGTAGCGCGCGCCACCGTCGCCCGAGAGCAGCGCGGCGAGCGTCGCCGCCTGTTCCAGCGCGGGCACCGCCGGGCCGTAGGGGGTGCCCGCGTGCTCCGCGCAGTCGCCCAGAGCGTGGACGTGGGGGTCGGAGGTGCGCAACGCGTCGTCGACGAGGACGCCCCGCCTCACGGCCAGACCCGCCTCCCGGGCGAGCTTCACGCGCGGGCTCGCGCCACAGGCGAGCACCGCCAGGCGGGTGTGCAGGAGCCGCCCGTCGGCCGTCTCGACCGCGCGCAGCGCGCCGTCGACGGTGCGTACGCCCGTCACCGCGGCGGAGGTCCGTACCTCGACGCCCAGACGCGCCAGGTGGCGACGCACGAGCCCCTCCGCGGTCGAGTCCAACCGGATGCCCAGGAGCCTGGGGGACCGCTCCACCACGACGACCCGGGCGCCCCGCGCCGCCAAGGCCCCCGCCGCGGTCACGCCCAGCGGCCCGCCGCCCACGATCGCCACCCGGCGCCCCGCGCGCGCCGCGCCGGCCAGTCGGAGGCAGTCGTCGAGGGTGTGGAAGGGGTGCAATCCGGCGGGGAGTTCGGGGCCCTCCCCGAGACCTCGCAGGGTCGGCACGGTCGGAGCGGATCCGGTGGCCAGGACCAGGGTGTGGTAGTCCACGACGGAGCCGTCGGCGCGACGCACGGTCCTGTCGCACGGGTCGACGCGGGTCACCCGGCCATGCCGCAGTCTCTCGGGGGACGGCAGGGCGATGACCTCCGGGGGGTAGGTTCCGGCCAACACCTCGGTCAGCAGGACCCGGTTGTAGGGGCGGGGCCGTTCCTCGCCCAGGACGGTCACGGGCGTGCCGAGGCGGTCCAGTCGCCGGGCGAGGGCGATACCCGCGAGACCCGCCCCGACCACCACGACACGCTGCTTCGGGGACATGTCGTCCAGCCTGCTCGGCCGTTGTTACCCGGCGACATCGCGGCCGTTTCCCGGGGGGAACGGCGTCCTCCGAGTCCCCGACACGTCGCGGTGAGGCCGCGGGCGGCCCGGCGAGGGCGTCGAGTCCGTCCACGGCGTTCGGCGGTCGGACCGTCGCGGGTCGCGGCACTCGACCCGCCGCGGCGACGCGAGCCCCCTCCCCTGGGACGCCGTCGAGGGGGCGCCTCGTCAGGAAGACTCCGGTTCATGGGGTGTTCACCCGATCCGTCGGTTCCCGGAGGGTTCGCCGCGCTCCGTGAGGGGCGTGGGCGCGAAGGGGGCGGCGAGGCCGCGGCGCGTGTCGACCGTGCCCCGGGGCGGTTCGGTAGGGCCGACCGGGCCGCCCGGCGGGGCCCTCCGGCGCGCCCGGTGGCCCTCGTGGCGGGGGGTGGGTGGGAGTCCGGAGTACCCGGATCGCATACAACTTGTCCATGACAAGCAGTCATCGCACGGCCCACGCTGCGTGTTGTCACCTGAATGAGACCTTCGGCTACCTAGCGGTAACTGCTTGCCGTGTGTCACTTTCTCCGCGCCACCGGCCGGTGCCACTCCCCATTCCCCCACTCACACCACCGCCCCTCGACGGGTGAGGTGTGTCCGAACGCTGGAGACAGCCCTATGAAGCGCTCCGCTCGCATGGTCGCCATCGGTGCCGTGGTCGCCGCCGTCACCCCCCTCCTGGCCGCGTCGCCCGCCCAGGCCGACACGCGCAACCCGGTCCTCTTCGTGCACGGCCTCAGCAGCTCGTCCAGCACCTGGAGCACATGGGTCGACAAGTTCAAGGCCGACGGGTACGACTCCTCGGAGCTGCACACCTGGTCCTACAACTGGCGGCAGTCGAACAAGACCACCGCCTCGCAGCTCGCCACGAAGGTCGCCCAGGTCCGCGCGGCCACCGGTGCGGAGAAGGTCGACATCGTCACCCACTCCATGGGCGCCCTCAACGGCCGCTGGTACGTCAAGTACAACGGCGGCACCTCGTACGTCGACGACTTCGTCTCGGTGGCCGGCGTCAACCACGGCACCAACTTCAGCGTCCTGTGCTCCTTCTACACCTCCTGCTGGGAGATGGTGGCGGGCAGCGGCTTCCTGAGCACGCTCAACTCCGGTGACGAGACCCCCGGCGACGTCGACTACCTCGCGCTGTACTCGTCCTGCGACTTCCTGATCAACCCGGACACGTCCGCCAAGCTGGACGGCGCGACCAACGTCAACGTGGGCTGCGTCAGCCACAACGACATGAACGACGACTCGGGCAACTACACCAAGGTGCGGGACTTCATCGCCTGACGCCCGCCCTCCCCGCTCGCGCGCCTCGGCGCCCCGGCCTCGTCTCCTCGGGCGCGGCCGGGGCGCCGAGGCGTTTCCCGCCCCGACGGGGGTGGCGGGTCGCGGGCCTTCCGGGGGCGTCGCCGGTGAACCTCATATGTTCCTCAGAGGCATGGCCACCTCGCAGCCGCCTCCCTAATGTCGTGATCATGCCCGAGATAGCGCTGACCACGGTCGCCTTGCTGTGCCTGGCGGCGCTCGTCGCCGGGTGGATCGACGCCGTGGTCGGTGGGGGCGGGCTGTTGCTGCTGCCCGCCCTGCTGCTCGGACTCCCGGCCGGCACCCCGGCCTCCCACGCGCTGGGGACCAACAAGGCCGTCGCCATCGTGGGCACCGCGGGCGCGGCGGTGACGTACGCCCGCAAGGCGCCGGTGGACGTGGGCACCGCGGTCCGTATCGGACTCGCCGCCCTGGCCGGTTCCTCGGGCGGCGCCTTCCTCGCCGCCGGGATGAGCACCGACGTGCTCAAGCCGGTGATCATGGTGGTGTTGCTGGCCGTGGCCGCCTTCGTGATCCTCAGACCCTCCTTCGGCACCGCGCCCGCTCCCGGCCCCGCCACTCGCCGACGCAGGATCGCCGCCATCGGTCTCGCCGGCGTCGGCATCGGCTTCTACGACGGGCTCGTCGGCCCCGGCACCGGGACGTTCCTCGTCCTGGCGCTCACCGGCCTCCTCCACCTCGACCTGGTGACCGCCTCGGCCACCGCCAAGATCGTCAACTGTTGCACCAACGCGGGAGCGCTCGCCATGTTCGCCTGGCAGGGCGCGGTGCTGTGGCAGCTCGCCGCGCCGATGGCGGTGTTCAACCTCGCCGGTGGCATGCTCGGCGCGCACACGGCGCTCAAGCGCGGCAGTGGCTTCGTCCGAATCGTCCTGTTGGTCGTCGTCACGGCGCTGGTGGCGAACCTCGCCTACGAACAGTGGCTCGCCTAGGCCGACACGCCCGCCCGGCCCACCCCTGGACGGCGTTTCACCCGCGTCGGGTGATGAACCGGTTCGCCGCCGGAGCTTGACTGCGTCGAGAGGGGGTCAGGGCGGTCGGTGACACCAGGCGACCCGCCCGCGCCCCGGCGTGGCACGGCGAAGGAGGAGACCCGGTGAACGAGCTCGACCTGCACCTAGAACTGGAGACGCCCGAGATCGAGGTGCTCCCGGACGCGCAGTCGCCGGCCTCCACGGTCGGCACCGGATCGTCCGTCAGCACCATCGGAGGGACCGCGGGGACCATCGGCACGGTCGGCTGCGGCTGACCCGCCGGGACCGCCCGCCCCGCCGCGCGGAAGGGGCGGGCGTCGGGCGCGGTCGCGGAGCGCCCACCTCACCGGCTGCCCGTCAGGTGGGCGAAGACGACGACGTTGCCCCGGTAGCCGGTGGTGCGTGAGTATCCGCCGCCGCAGGTGATCACCCGCAGCTCGGGGCGGCCCGCCGAGCCGTACACCCGCTCGTCGGGGAA contains:
- a CDS encoding FAD-dependent oxidoreductase, whose protein sequence is MSPKQRVVVVGAGLAGIALARRLDRLGTPVTVLGEERPRPYNRVLLTEVLAGTYPPEVIALPSPERLRHGRVTRVDPCDRTVRRADGSVVDYHTLVLATGSAPTVPTLRGLGEGPELPAGLHPFHTLDDCLRLAGAARAGRRVAIVGGGPLGVTAAGALAARGARVVVVERSPRLLGIRLDSTAEGLVRRHLARLGVEVRTSAAVTGVRTVDGALRAVETADGRLLHTRLAVLACGASPRVKLAREAGLAVRRGVLVDDALRTSDPHVHALGDCAEHAGTPYGPAVPALEQAATLAALLSGDGGARYRGSRPPTRLTLPPATRTGTRAGAPAAVAAPRRERTGDAGRPSPARAPVPFDLVAFGEVEAGPGDHVVRFADATRGSYRKVVVRGDRPAGGVLVGDLDAGDALIRAWEAREPLPATGEDPLHPPTDHGGP
- a CDS encoding alpha/beta fold hydrolase, which codes for MKRSARMVAIGAVVAAVTPLLAASPAQADTRNPVLFVHGLSSSSSTWSTWVDKFKADGYDSSELHTWSYNWRQSNKTTASQLATKVAQVRAATGAEKVDIVTHSMGALNGRWYVKYNGGTSYVDDFVSVAGVNHGTNFSVLCSFYTSCWEMVAGSGFLSTLNSGDETPGDVDYLALYSSCDFLINPDTSAKLDGATNVNVGCVSHNDMNDDSGNYTKVRDFIA
- a CDS encoding thiocillin family RiPP, yielding MNELDLHLELETPEIEVLPDAQSPASTVGTGSSVSTIGGTAGTIGTVGCG
- a CDS encoding sulfite exporter TauE/SafE family protein — translated: MPEIALTTVALLCLAALVAGWIDAVVGGGGLLLLPALLLGLPAGTPASHALGTNKAVAIVGTAGAAVTYARKAPVDVGTAVRIGLAALAGSSGGAFLAAGMSTDVLKPVIMVVLLAVAAFVILRPSFGTAPAPGPATRRRRIAAIGLAGVGIGFYDGLVGPGTGTFLVLALTGLLHLDLVTASATAKIVNCCTNAGALAMFAWQGAVLWQLAAPMAVFNLAGGMLGAHTALKRGSGFVRIVLLVVVTALVANLAYEQWLA